The Candidatus Cloacimonadota bacterium genome has a segment encoding these proteins:
- a CDS encoding C4-type zinc ribbon domain-containing protein encodes MEEQLRTLAKMQKLDDQIGALRLLQQQLPQELNDIIERVDAATANLLGSETERAETEKKQRALEGEIKQNQATIKKYATQLSDIKTNKEYKALNSEIAYLKDKISELESQELELMEEENMAKQKVEQDKKDLAAAEMTKREREGDLREKIESLDAEIDKLRAERTQLAQTLPQNLVRQYANMIKNKGNCAVVYERNGACGGCGFVIRPQIRIELELRKKINFCESCGRILMEEFPDL; translated from the coding sequence ATGGAAGAACAACTGCGCACCCTGGCAAAAATGCAGAAACTGGACGACCAGATCGGTGCCCTGAGGCTGCTGCAGCAACAGCTGCCCCAGGAACTAAACGACATCATCGAGCGGGTGGACGCCGCCACCGCGAACCTGCTGGGCAGCGAAACCGAACGCGCCGAAACCGAAAAGAAACAGCGCGCGCTGGAAGGCGAAATCAAACAAAACCAGGCCACCATCAAAAAATACGCCACCCAGCTTTCCGATATCAAGACCAATAAGGAATACAAAGCCCTGAACAGCGAGATCGCCTACCTGAAGGACAAGATCTCGGAGCTGGAAAGCCAGGAACTGGAACTGATGGAAGAAGAGAACATGGCCAAGCAGAAGGTGGAGCAGGACAAGAAAGACCTCGCGGCCGCGGAAATGACCAAGCGCGAACGCGAAGGCGACCTGCGCGAAAAGATCGAATCGCTGGACGCCGAGATCGACAAACTCCGCGCCGAACGCACCCAGCTGGCCCAGACCCTGCCCCAAAACCTCGTGCGCCAGTATGCCAACATGATCAAGAACAAGGGCAACTGCGCCGTGGTCTATGAGCGCAACGGGGCCTGCGGCGGCTGCGGATTCGTGATCCGGCCCCAGATCCGCATCGAACTGGAACTGCGCAAAAAAATCAATTTCTGTGAAAGTTGCGGCCGCATCCTGATGGAGGAATTCCCGGACCTCTGA
- a CDS encoding carboxypeptidase regulatory-like domain-containing protein, which translates to MKRTLLFALLLIFAIGMFSNVYAQINVTIGNGTTTNTTTGGPAPYGTWYKNFREQYLVLASEIEDQGGGPGNINSVAFNVAALNTCSPMPNYTIRLKHTTQTALTTTFEDGTYQTVFVQNDFLPVVGWNTHTFSAPFVWDGTSNILVDVYTSLIPGDYTQNASTYYSTTTFNSSLRFQSDTAEASTATTGTTSLNRSNIRFNMEALVVDEPPNPAQIVSPADGAVNVMTSATLNWASGGGAPTGYKVHFGTTNPPPFIQNTTETTYAPTLAINTTYYWKIIPFNAEGDAVNCPVWSFTTGGPVVTMTNGTQSVTDGMTYAFYDSGGPDGQYQNSENYTFTFSAANPTSIIHVTFTYFDLESGWDYLKIYNGPDTSAPQVGPAAGYSGTALPDELIGSNAVTFVFTSDSSVQRNGWAAAVSAVNLEHDLGAQSIAGNTIPSVGDPTTYTVAVKNNGANTENTYSVKLMGTGNVELASIPGTSIAPQQTIDFAITWTPSATGAMEIWGEVVLANDGIASNNQTPHMNISVQAVGVVAVTIGDGSQTGLLPLNFFYNNSLSETVYPANEMNIGGLITGIQYYNDFTLAGGLTDKPTKIWMGEIADADLTAGWVPSTSLTSVFDGLVDYPTGQNDINITLQTPYVYGGGNLVVMAQRPMDTGWFSGVNFRTQTIGTSRTLAVYSDGTAFDPAAPPAGTAPTGMFPKTTFFLIVDDMGALTGTVFDGATPLPGATVSITGTPLTTTTDANGVYNFPYVMMGAQTVVATKHGYNEVTHAVTIIEDQTVTQDFVLTQLPQVTVTGRIVGSDQPTVGLADATINLTGYDPYQATTNASGQFTITGVYASQTYEYTAHATGYQNATGQVVVGTTNVNMDDIIVNELAFPPYQVVATEATDYSNVALTWMAPDPNAVGEWIYYDTGLNEDSIGLTAGGEFSAAIRFPASALTDYAGMSLYAISLWPGDPATYSLRVWTGGTPTSPGTQVVDQPFTVPTADVFQTVLLDNPVVVSGTEELWFGYNVTHTGGMYPAGCDGGPALNGFGNMIYNAGAWSTLYDLAPTLNYNWNIRGYVGFSAPTRAPEVTPLAMKTGAFGEANGNDRVLGGYKVWRLLAANQDNESLWTPLTPTNITPTNYTDNAWAPLPSGVYKYAVKAVYTNDVMSPAAFSNEIHKGMMGVLSGTVTEFGTNVPIAGATITAGDYSGTSDATGNYSFGVYQGTYTVTCVKTGYQAGSQAGVSITGLQTTNLNFVLTEITLPPGAVQAVEASPSLVNVTWMEPGSGTDISEGFEGTAFPPTDWTQIINNTGAAGTTGVYPTWCQVGEVALTPAVPPHTGAYQAALWWDYAHQDEWLITPEFICPPAADLNFWTYVYLGSTNLDHYNVKVSTDGTTWTTLWDATALTGGWNYYDTPIAVDLDSYAGQEIKLAWQAVDGDGQGLWYVWFLDDIVVGNPTTTLRFPASSLTRVSAAGNDHRAPETVMPKRPISREMMHSSGLTSANKVANETVVRDDRVLNGYKVWRLLQGQENNESAWVQLTPDVITATAWQDGGWGSVPDGNYKWAVKAIYTAGATSTPSFSNVVPKQTQIGTIAGIVRNQQNAPIMGATVSCGDVTATTNASGAYSMQVVAGTHSVTATAAGYAPGTQTGVIVVTGQTTTVNFQLAPSQELLVDGFESYDNFALAFAPWTLVDVDMSTTYGMTGITWPNAYAAMAYMIFVPSATTPAVTDAEPHGGLKQAACFASTTPPNNDWLITPVLSNPAEIKFWARSYTDDYGLERFKVGVGTDTNPNNFTIISGTNYISAPIDWTEYTYSLAGYPGNVYVGIQCLSNDAFIFFVDDVLVMGGTANEDPGVPVVATELHGNFPNPFNPETTIRYSVKEATPVTIEIYNVKGQLVKTLVNESKASGNYSATWNGRDNNNLPVSSGVYFYKMFAGKYSSTKKMILMK; encoded by the coding sequence ATGAAAAGAACCCTTCTTTTCGCGCTGCTGCTGATTTTTGCAATCGGCATGTTCAGCAACGTCTATGCCCAGATCAACGTTACCATAGGCAACGGAACCACCACCAACACCACCACCGGCGGTCCGGCCCCCTATGGCACCTGGTACAAAAATTTCCGCGAGCAATACCTCGTGCTTGCCTCGGAGATCGAAGACCAGGGCGGCGGACCCGGGAACATCAATTCGGTGGCCTTCAACGTGGCCGCCCTGAATACCTGTTCCCCCATGCCGAACTACACGATCCGGCTGAAACACACCACCCAGACAGCTCTCACCACCACTTTCGAAGACGGTACCTACCAAACCGTGTTCGTGCAGAACGATTTCCTGCCCGTGGTTGGCTGGAACACCCACACCTTCTCGGCTCCCTTTGTCTGGGACGGCACTTCGAACATCCTGGTCGATGTCTACACCTCGCTGATCCCGGGTGATTATACCCAGAACGCTTCGACTTACTATTCGACCACCACGTTCAACAGCTCGCTGCGCTTCCAAAGCGACACCGCTGAAGCCAGCACAGCCACCACCGGCACCACCAGCCTGAACCGCTCCAACATCAGGTTCAACATGGAAGCCCTGGTTGTTGACGAACCGCCCAACCCGGCGCAGATCGTCTCCCCGGCTGACGGCGCTGTCAATGTGATGACCTCCGCCACCCTCAACTGGGCTTCCGGCGGCGGCGCCCCCACGGGCTACAAGGTGCATTTCGGCACCACCAACCCGCCCCCCTTCATCCAAAACACCACTGAAACCACCTATGCCCCCACCCTGGCGATCAACACCACCTACTATTGGAAGATAATTCCTTTCAATGCCGAAGGTGACGCGGTCAACTGCCCGGTCTGGAGCTTCACCACCGGCGGCCCGGTGGTTACCATGACCAACGGCACCCAGTCCGTGACCGATGGCATGACCTATGCCTTCTATGATTCCGGCGGACCCGACGGCCAGTATCAAAACTCCGAGAACTATACCTTCACCTTCTCGGCCGCCAATCCCACCTCGATCATCCACGTGACCTTCACCTACTTCGATCTGGAATCCGGCTGGGACTACCTGAAGATCTACAACGGGCCGGACACCTCCGCCCCGCAGGTCGGCCCTGCTGCCGGCTACTCCGGCACCGCCCTGCCGGATGAACTGATCGGCTCCAACGCCGTGACCTTCGTCTTCACCTCCGACAGCTCGGTCCAGCGTAACGGCTGGGCGGCAGCGGTCAGCGCGGTGAACCTCGAACACGACCTCGGCGCGCAGAGCATTGCCGGCAACACCATCCCCTCAGTTGGTGATCCCACCACTTACACGGTGGCGGTGAAAAACAACGGCGCCAACACCGAGAACACCTACAGCGTGAAACTGATGGGCACCGGAAACGTGGAGCTTGCCTCCATTCCCGGCACCTCCATCGCTCCCCAGCAAACCATCGACTTTGCCATCACCTGGACCCCCTCCGCCACCGGCGCGATGGAGATCTGGGGCGAAGTGGTGCTGGCCAACGACGGCATCGCCTCCAACAACCAGACCCCGCACATGAACATCAGCGTGCAGGCCGTGGGCGTTGTGGCGGTCACCATCGGCGATGGCAGCCAAACCGGCCTCCTCCCGCTGAACTTCTTCTACAACAACAGCCTGTCCGAGACGGTCTATCCCGCCAACGAAATGAACATCGGCGGCCTGATCACAGGCATCCAGTACTACAACGACTTCACTCTGGCCGGCGGCCTGACGGACAAACCCACCAAGATCTGGATGGGCGAGATCGCCGATGCCGACCTCACAGCAGGATGGGTGCCCTCCACCAGCCTCACCTCCGTCTTTGACGGCCTGGTGGACTACCCCACGGGACAAAACGACATCAACATCACCCTGCAGACCCCGTACGTTTATGGCGGCGGCAACCTCGTGGTGATGGCGCAGCGTCCCATGGACACCGGCTGGTTCAGCGGAGTCAACTTCCGCACCCAGACCATCGGCACTTCCCGCACCCTGGCTGTCTATTCAGACGGCACCGCCTTCGATCCGGCCGCGCCCCCCGCCGGCACCGCCCCCACCGGTATGTTCCCCAAGACCACTTTCTTCCTGATCGTGGACGACATGGGAGCCCTTACCGGAACGGTCTTTGACGGCGCAACCCCTCTGCCCGGAGCGACGGTCTCCATCACCGGAACCCCTCTCACCACCACCACCGACGCCAACGGCGTTTACAACTTCCCCTACGTGATGATGGGTGCCCAAACCGTTGTGGCCACAAAACACGGCTACAACGAAGTTACCCACGCCGTCACCATCATCGAAGACCAAACCGTGACCCAGGACTTCGTGCTCACCCAGCTGCCCCAGGTCACCGTTACCGGACGCATCGTAGGCAGCGACCAGCCCACCGTGGGCCTGGCCGACGCCACCATCAACCTCACCGGTTACGATCCCTACCAGGCCACCACCAATGCCAGCGGCCAATTCACCATCACCGGCGTCTATGCCAGCCAAACTTACGAATACACAGCCCACGCCACGGGTTACCAGAACGCGACCGGCCAGGTCGTGGTCGGCACCACCAACGTGAACATGGACGACATCATCGTGAACGAACTGGCCTTCCCGCCCTATCAGGTGGTTGCCACTGAAGCCACCGACTATTCGAACGTGGCCCTCACCTGGATGGCCCCGGATCCCAACGCAGTGGGCGAATGGATCTACTACGACACCGGCCTGAACGAAGACAGCATCGGCCTCACCGCCGGCGGTGAATTCAGCGCCGCCATCCGCTTCCCGGCCTCCGCTCTCACCGACTATGCCGGCATGAGCCTCTACGCCATTTCCCTCTGGCCTGGCGATCCGGCCACCTACTCCCTGCGCGTCTGGACCGGTGGAACCCCCACCTCTCCCGGAACCCAGGTGGTTGACCAGCCCTTCACCGTACCCACCGCCGATGTGTTCCAGACCGTGCTGCTGGACAACCCCGTGGTTGTTTCCGGCACCGAGGAACTCTGGTTTGGCTACAACGTCACCCACACCGGGGGCATGTATCCCGCCGGCTGTGACGGCGGCCCTGCCCTGAACGGCTTCGGCAACATGATCTACAACGCCGGCGCCTGGTCCACCCTCTACGACCTGGCCCCGACCCTCAACTACAACTGGAACATCCGCGGCTACGTGGGCTTCTCGGCTCCCACCCGGGCTCCCGAAGTCACCCCGCTGGCCATGAAGACCGGTGCCTTTGGCGAAGCCAACGGCAACGACCGCGTCCTCGGCGGATACAAGGTCTGGCGCCTTCTGGCCGCGAACCAGGACAACGAGTCCCTCTGGACTCCGCTGACCCCCACCAACATCACCCCCACCAACTACACCGACAACGCCTGGGCCCCGCTGCCCTCCGGCGTTTACAAATATGCCGTCAAGGCTGTTTACACCAACGACGTGATGTCCCCTGCCGCCTTCTCCAACGAGATCCACAAAGGCATGATGGGAGTCCTGTCCGGAACCGTGACCGAATTCGGCACCAACGTTCCGATCGCCGGGGCCACCATCACCGCCGGCGACTACAGCGGCACCTCCGACGCCACCGGTAACTACTCCTTCGGCGTCTATCAGGGAACTTACACCGTCACCTGCGTGAAGACCGGCTACCAGGCTGGTTCCCAGGCCGGCGTGAGCATCACCGGGCTGCAAACCACAAACCTGAACTTCGTACTCACCGAGATCACCCTTCCCCCGGGAGCGGTGCAGGCAGTCGAAGCCAGCCCCAGCCTGGTCAACGTGACCTGGATGGAGCCCGGCAGCGGCACCGACATCTCTGAAGGTTTCGAAGGAACGGCCTTCCCGCCCACCGACTGGACCCAGATCATCAACAACACCGGCGCTGCCGGAACCACCGGCGTGTACCCCACCTGGTGCCAGGTCGGCGAAGTTGCCCTCACACCCGCGGTCCCGCCCCACACCGGAGCTTACCAGGCCGCCCTCTGGTGGGATTATGCCCATCAGGATGAATGGCTCATCACCCCTGAGTTCATCTGCCCTCCCGCCGCTGACCTCAACTTCTGGACCTATGTCTATCTGGGAAGTACCAACCTCGACCATTACAACGTGAAGGTTTCCACCGACGGCACCACCTGGACCACCCTCTGGGATGCCACCGCCCTCACCGGCGGCTGGAACTACTACGACACCCCCATCGCGGTCGATCTGGACAGCTATGCCGGCCAGGAGATCAAGCTTGCCTGGCAGGCTGTGGACGGCGACGGCCAGGGTCTCTGGTATGTCTGGTTCCTCGATGACATCGTGGTAGGCAATCCCACCACCACCCTGCGCTTCCCCGCCAGCTCCCTCACCCGCGTGAGCGCTGCCGGAAACGACCACCGCGCGCCTGAAACCGTGATGCCCAAGCGTCCCATCAGCCGCGAGATGATGCACTCATCCGGCCTGACCTCCGCCAACAAGGTCGCCAACGAGACCGTGGTCCGCGACGACCGCGTCCTCAACGGCTACAAGGTCTGGCGCCTGCTTCAGGGCCAGGAGAACAATGAATCCGCCTGGGTCCAGCTCACTCCGGACGTCATCACCGCCACTGCCTGGCAGGATGGCGGCTGGGGCAGCGTGCCCGACGGTAACTACAAGTGGGCCGTGAAAGCCATCTACACAGCTGGCGCCACCTCCACTCCCTCCTTCTCCAACGTCGTGCCGAAACAAACCCAGATCGGCACCATCGCCGGTATCGTCCGCAACCAGCAGAACGCCCCCATCATGGGCGCCACCGTCTCCTGCGGCGATGTGACCGCCACCACCAACGCCTCCGGCGCCTACAGCATGCAAGTGGTTGCCGGCACGCACAGCGTTACCGCCACCGCCGCCGGCTATGCCCCCGGCACCCAGACCGGCGTGATCGTGGTCACCGGCCAAACCACCACCGTGAACTTCCAGCTGGCTCCCAGCCAGGAACTGCTGGTGGACGGCTTCGAAAGCTACGACAACTTCGCCCTGGCCTTCGCGCCCTGGACCCTGGTGGACGTGGACATGAGCACCACCTACGGCATGACCGGGATCACCTGGCCAAACGCCTACGCGGCGATGGCCTACATGATCTTCGTGCCCAGCGCCACCACCCCCGCGGTCACCGACGCCGAACCCCACGGAGGCCTCAAACAGGCTGCCTGCTTCGCCAGCACCACGCCTCCCAACAACGACTGGCTGATCACCCCCGTGCTCAGCAACCCCGCCGAGATCAAGTTCTGGGCCCGCTCCTACACGGACGACTATGGCCTCGAGCGCTTCAAGGTGGGCGTGGGCACGGATACCAATCCCAACAACTTCACCATCATCAGCGGTACCAACTACATCTCCGCCCCGATCGACTGGACCGAGTACACCTACTCGCTGGCCGGCTATCCCGGCAACGTGTATGTGGGCATCCAGTGCCTCTCCAACGACGCCTTCATCTTCTTTGTGGATGACGTGCTCGTGATGGGCGGCACCGCGAATGAAGATCCGGGCGTGCCTGTGGTGGCCACCGAGCTGCACGGCAACTTCCCGAACCCCTTCAATCCGGAGACCACCATCCGCTACAGCGTGAAGGAAGCCACTCCCGTAACCATCGAGATCTACAACGTCAAGGGCCAGCTGGTGAAGACCCTCGTGAACGAAAGCAAGGCCAGCGGCAATTACTCCGCCACCTGGAACGGCCGCGACAACAACAACCTGCCTGTCTCCAGCGGCGTCTATTTCTACAAGATGTTCGCCGGCAAGTACAGCAGCACCAAAAAGATGATCCTGATGAAGTAA